The genomic DNA GTGGTATTTATGTAGCGTAATATTTTTGGTTGAAATACTAGGCGGAGACAATAGAGAAAACCAAGGACTAAACGCTCCTTGTGCTATACAATACTGAAGGTTGTTGTTCCTGTTCGCCCCCTCTAGGGCATCGAATGGTCATGTAGGGGGTGTGGAATAGGAGTATGCTCATTTGTTGATAGTCTTCTTACAACAAGGGCCTGCTGAGGGCCTATTGGCAACGGTGACATTATATATTTTGCTTAATAGCCTAGTTTGCTCTCTTCCTGTTGTCAATTAGAGTTGTGAATCACTCTGCTGTCAGCTTGATAAGTCGAGCTCCCATTGCAGACGGAATAGTGACTTCCAATAAACCTTTGTTAGACAACCATACAGCCTTCGCAGGAAGACTGGTAGGGTAAAGGATCTCAGTGCTAACAGCCCTACCACACAGGGCTTTGACGGGCAGGTCAATGGATTCGGGACCGCCTCGTCTCCAAATTGAAAGGTAATAGCACTGGCGACCATTGCCCTCAGGCTTCGTCACATCCATACCGAGTGAGAACCAATCATCATGCCATTGCGGAAGACCCAAAGGCCAAAAGGCGGTTGCTGTGGGCAAATCAGCCCGGATGGCTCTATAAACGTCCATGCCCTCTTTGATCAGATCAATCTGCTCCGGCCGGAGAAGATCTAAACGACCACTTAAATGCACTCTGCCAAGAAGACTATTGACTACGGTCATCGCGTTGAGCTCACCATCCCATGCCGGCTGTGGGTAAGCCCATATTGCTCCTTGTTCCGGAGTAACTGCAGTAGGGAGAGCCGAGGCAATGGCCGGGTAGCGCTCTGGATCTTGCTGGTCGCTCGACGACTGAAGAGCGTGGACCGCCAACATGGCGTAATCCATTCGCTGGGCCCCGCTGGAGCAGTTTTCAATCACGAGGTCATGGTAGCGATCGTGCAACTCGTCTACCCACTGAAGATAAGCACGGTTATGTCCTAGTTGGCCGGAGCCAGGACTTGAGCAGTTGATGTCTGTCCCCTGGGTGACATCGATGTTGTAGTCGAACTTGAAGTAGCCAACGCCGTATTCAGTCACAAGACGATGAATGACGGCGCTCATGTGCTCTCGTACGGCGGGATGACGGTAATCGAGTTGGTATCGATTCTTCTCCACGATGCGATGACCATCTCGCTGGAAGAACGCTTCGTTTGGGAGCTGCTTTGCCACGGCGCTGCGGACTCCAATAACTTCAGGCTCGATCCATAGTCCTGGAATCAATCCTTTGTTCCGGATCTGGCTTAGAAGGGCCTTGAATCCCGATGGGAACCTCTTCGAAGATGGCTCCCACAATCCAACATCGTCCCACCACCCGGAGTCATCCGCGTACCACCCAGCGTCAATCACAAAGTACCCTGCGCCTGCGTTGACAACAGGATCTACAAGTGCTAATATTTTCTCCTCGGTGGGATCACCCATCAAACAGTTCATGTAATCGTTGAAGATGATCGGCAGTCTGTCGTGGTCCCGGTGCTTGCGCCGGATCTGGCGTCTGTACCGAGTCATGGCGGCAAAGGCTGCCTCGTAGTCATCCTGGACATGACACAGCGCAACAGGCACGGTAGTAAACTTCTGGCCTGGGGAGAGCCTCTCCCTCCAGTCATGCTCGGTCTCGACAGGCCCACCAGCAGCCAGATAAATGCTGTCCTTCCAGTCTCCTATCTCCCATCGCCACGAGCCATTGTTTTCCACCTGCCAAAGCCAGGTGTCTTTCCCGCTGACATGCTTCAAGAGTCCCATTGGGAGATGTCCTTCCGTTGAAAAGGTGCCGCGCTTCGATACAGAATAGTGCGTCAGGCTTCCCCAGTGCTCATCGGGCCGTCCGTAGACGCCACAATCATCGACCCCCAGACTGGGCAGGTCATGTTCAACCCACTGTGCTTCTCGGAACCACGAGTTGTTCGGAACAGATAGTCTATACTCGTGCCACCATCTCTCTGAACCAGTCGATAGCCCACCGAGAACGAGCGATGTGAGCTGCGTCACGACGAAGTCTTTGTCACCACCGTTTTGGATGCTAGCCGTCGCACGCAGAACCGGGAACCCCTCGTAAACTGTGAGATGCGATGTAACCAGCGCCCCGGAGCTACCATCCTGCAATCGAACATGGAGTGTCTGGGTATCTGCGCCTTTCTCAATCTCATGGGACTGATACCGCAGGCGAGAGCCGACATAGCTCCCCACGAGACTTTTCGAGGACTTGTTTCTTTCAGTTCCCTCTCCGGCCAGCCGCACCTCTACCAGCGGTGCATACGAGTCACTGAAATTCTTCGACACGGGGTTTGGCGAAGTGCCGGGAAGAGGCAGCACTTGTTGAAGGAAAGCTGCCCCATCGTTATCAATGAGTACTTTGACTCGAAGAGCCTGGCTCTCGAGTGTAATTGTCTGCGGCGGCATCTTAGGCGACACGGGTCTAGTTACTGGGGTCTCCAGGATTTTCCTTGACCTGGAGAATCGTATATAAATGAGGGGTAAATATCCGCAGGGCAGATCCCGGCTAATATTGCGCCAATGAGCATCATCAATCGGCTCATTTAGCATCTTGTGATAGGTGGGTATTATATGACTAACTCTATCAATGGGATTGTAGAACTCCATAGAGAGGAAGCAATAGCCTTGGCGATCAGTATCTGGTGACTCGATTAATGGCTAACGGCCTTAGTTGCAAGGTTTCGGTTGATATTTTGCACAAGTTTAATCACGCACAGGTTCTGGCATATGATTCCGCATATACCTAATAGCTCAGTGGGGCTACACATCTCATACATCTCCCCCAATATTACTGTGAGCACTGTCCACCGTACGGACATTGTTCTCTGGAAGAGGAATATCAGCGCCAGCAGTTCCATCAGGAGATGTATGCCGCTGCTCGTGGTCCGCCTCTTTGCCGTTCCCCAGGAAAAAGGTGCGGATCCGGGTGCACAGGGAATCGGCGGTGCTATCAGTGTTACTCGAGGTGACACGACTGGCGTTTTGCCAATGGATCGTAATCAAGGTCTTGAGCGAGGGTAGACAGGATATGAATATTGCAACGCAGATTTCCACCGCGGACCAGTTGAGTGGAGCAACTAGAGACCCTGATGGTTTGTTAATAGGGACTTTCCAAACGAGCGAGGAAACCTACATGTATGGTCTGGATTCAAGTCTTTGATGTAAGTCACGCGAATGATGCTCGTCACGCAGACCCTGGGTATTTTCTCAGTATAACAGCATTCGAGCAGTTCAAAAGATGTCATACATCAACCCCAGCGCGAACATCAGGATTACCACGAACTTCTGGAGGCCCCGAACCCTAAGTCGGAGCAAGGGAGGAATTGGCAGGACGAAGATTGCAATGTCTGTCGCTAACTTGATGCCGAAGCTGACGTAGTAGAATAGGGTGAGATTCAAACACTTCGCAGGGATAGGGGTCCACGCCGCCTGCACAGGTCGGCACTGTAGAATGACCACTATGATCTCTTCGACGCACTCCATAATCAGCAGTATGATGAGGGCGACGCATAATGAGTTGAGGACCCGTGAGGGCACAAATATATGCATATACAAGACGCAGAACGACATCTTAATCATGTTCAGAGCAATTATGTATGCTAACTGAGTCACAAATACAAGCTAGTCATGTCAATGGAAAGTCACTGTGGATGAGTCAAGACTCACCTTGAGAAACATGGAGACCGTGGAGGGTTGCTTCGCGATCAATTCGAAATGTCTTCCGTAGCCATATCTGGTCACTAGGTACATGTTAGGGCCAGGCGAGATCGGGGAAAAGCTGCCATACTCCACATTGAGACAAAACAGAGAGAAAACGTGAACATCTTGCCGATTCTGAATCAGCATATCTACGGAACATCCATCGTACAGTCCTCGGCCATACCCAGCTTATAAAGCAGAGAACTGCAGGAATCAGTCCTGACCCAGTGATTGCGAGTGGTATGACTTACTGTCATCAGAACGAATCATGAAATAGCGATAGCGCACATACAGTCGCATAGCAACGGCTATACTGACGATCGACAGCAGGATCACATTGCAGGCGATTATATTGGGCACTCTGGACTGTGCCAGATACGCTGAATGCGCAGCGCCCTCGAAGTGCGTGAGGTTTAGCTGGTCCATCCATATTCATTAGGGAGCAACTTTTGACTTGTATTTCGACAGGCACAGGCATCGTATTGAACAGGGACAGCAATATAAAGCTAAGCTATATCTCGAGGCGTCTGACGAGATCTAGAGTGATGATATCAACGGCTGTGGTGCCATGGCTCCCGTCCCGTGAGTCCCGTTCCGAAAACGGTTCAGTCCAAGGTGGCGGGAGAATCCACGATGGCCAGCGCAAGTACTACATGACATGTAGTCACTTCCATGATATTAAAATCTCCTGGTCGCATGAATCATGTACATGAGGCGCAGTCAACTCAGTATTCATCTTGGGCCTGGGATTTATCGGACCAAATATCGAAAGGGGTGGgtcatacacagcctctgccaGTCAGGCGAGGGAAAGCAGAATGTGACAGGATGTCTAACCGGTATAGAAGCCAGGCTAGCTGGTTTCACCGGGTGCACAGCCTCATATCTCGTCCCGAATAGTAATCGGTATAGGGAGTTGATACATAAGATCTGGCAGTCACCTGATGATTCCTCTGTGACAGGGCTatgtctacagagtatgtaAGGACGCGAAATAAACTTTATAAAATGATCTCAATCATCGCTCTGCTGCCCCTTCCATCCCAGCCAGGCACCAGTAATCATCCCTTTACACAAAACTGCCATCCACAAAGCCCCCATTAATCCCGCCGAACTTCTCGCCCACAGCCCTCCAAGAACCGTTCCAAGGAGTAAACAACCAATCGCGCCCAGGCGCCTCCTGTCCTCCACCGCAGAAAGCGACGGAAACCTGGGACTGGAGAAAAAGTCACAGTAGACACTGGTCAACACCACACTGGTCAACCCATTAAACTGCAAGACGCGGCTTGTCACGGCCTGTCCGCTACTCTGAAACGCGACCAGAACCTGTGGCACCAGTGCTTTCCAGCTGAGGTCCGACTGTCTGGAAGGAAAGTGCAAGGTCACGATTGTCGCAGCTACTGCTACACAGAGCATCTGGATGGCGAACGACGCGCAAAGCACCCAGCGCTGTCGCGATGGAAACCGCCGGTGGAAGGCAGCGAAGCAGAGGGAACCGAAGCAGAAACTGAAAATGGAGACGCCGGCTTTGATCCAGCGGGTGGTGTCGTCTATGCCGATCAGGCCAAGGCCTAGGTACACGGTGTTGCCGGTCTGCATGCTCACGAAAGAGCCCCAAATGAACACGGCAGAGCTATCGAGTAGTCCAGTAATGATATAGCAGAATATGAGTAAGATATCTCCATAGTGAGGGTTGATTTCCGTGGTGAGGTGGGCGGCAAACCGGCGTGCACGCGACTTTGTCGGTGAAGGGGTGTTGTTCCCAGGGTGCAGTAACCAGTCTGTCTCGTGTGGAATCGACTGCGTATCGCGATGTCGAAATGTCATTCTGACAATTGTATACAGGGGAGATTGGGGTGACCTGGATGGAATGCCAGTGGATGAAAACAGCAATCTCGACGCGTCTCTAAAACGTGGGGTTCCGATGTGGAGCCATGACGCTGGAGGCGTTACATTTTTAGCTGGACTTTCTGACCTGAACCATCATGTGCGTCGTTATCTGGACTTGAGTCCATCAGTAAAACGCGTTTATCTTGTGTTATACGAAACCCAGTAGACTTTGATTCTTTCCTGATGCTTATCCAGTCAAGAATCGGGtgttgctgcctgaggcacaaTGGCAGTAAACAACATAGAGATACTATCATAGATTAAATTCTTTAATGGATAGCCACCATGGACTAAAATAGTGCTTCGAGGAGGGCCTCTATGAAACGGCAAAACAACTGGAAGGCTCATCAGTGTCCCAACGGCGCCGTATATATCCTCTACAAGTCTGGCAATTAGGCAACATACCCGGCCCACTAAGCTACAACTTAGAATATATGTATAGTAAATAAGTATAAAAGCGACAATCATGGCATGATTTGTCAAATATTGAAGTGCTTTTGAATaactactattactatatattaaATAAAATTATCCTCAGCAGTGACAATTACACACACCACTAGAGCACGACACGTGCAATAGCCTACGCTTGTGCATCATCAAGTTAAAGACATCATAACCTCACTCTGTACGGGACCTTCTGAACCGAAGGAAGAGGGCTGTGAGTCGAGTTCTGATCCTTGGGCCGTTGCACCCTATTGTGTACGCCCATCAGCACTGCTTCAGGAAAGGATAGGAGCACCTACTCATTATTCGCAATGTACTGTCTCAGCAGCCACTGTTCATAATCGGCACCAGCACACGACGGGCCGGACGAACACGCCTTGGGCGCTGGTATCTATTCTACGAGAAACAGATATCTGAACGTAATTATGATTTTGTCCGAGTGTTTTCTGTCCATGCGAGTAAACGAACCATTTAAAGTCCTGATTTCTGGTATACTCGATACGTAACTTGATTGATGTCAAAGGACGATCAAATCCGTGGTCGCTGCAGCTGCCCTTCATAGCTGGCTTTCGTTGAATGGAGAGCCTGTAAATCTCAGTTTATACTGGCTGGATATAGTAGCATTCTGCGGCATCAAAACTCCAACCGATCATTGGCGGCAATAatcacatcacatcacatcgACCCTTTCCAAAAACACCACTTTGCTAGCGTAATCAGTGCTAAATGAATACTGCAATCCAAGGTTCATCAGCATATCACCCGAATACGGCCCCTGCTCGTCAACGCTGTACATCGCCTGCCTGTCCAGCCCCTGCAATCTCACCCTGGGTATGGTATGATTAACATTCGGGCTcagctggaagaggaacAGGATAGCTTTGACTCCATCTTCCGAGACAAACAACACAGCAGGCCAATTCGACTCCTCGGGCAGACTAAGCCTCCACATATCGCCTTTCAGCACGATCGGGTTgaccttctccgccaacgCGATCAGCTCGGGAACCACAGCTTTCTCCTCAGGACACATCTTCAGTGGATCGAGCTCAAGCCCGAACGATCCGCCCATCATTGCAACGTGCGCGCGGAAGGTAAGCGGCACCGTTCGCCCTGTTTGGTGGTTCGGCACCGCGGAGATATGCGCGCCCATTGCGCTGGCGGGGTAGACGAGTGACGTACCCAtctggatgaagatgcgTTCCACGGCGTCGGTGTCATCTGATGTCCAGATCTGGGGGAAGTACTGTAGGACTCCAGGGTCAAAGCGTCCACCGCCGGAGGCGCATCCTTCCCAGAGGATATCGGGGAAGCGAGAGGTGAGGGTGTCGAAGACGCGGTACATTCCAAGCATGTATGCGTGAGTTGCGGCGGGGGAGGGCGTCTCGTTGATAGCACGGTTGTGGTCCCATTTTACATAGCTGATGTCTGCGCTGTTGAGGATGTTGGTGATGGCGTCGATGATAAACTCTTGTACTTCGGGTAGCGCGAGATTCAGGACGAGCTGGTTGCGTTGTTCGGTGCGTGGGTATGAGCCTGCGTGGAGGACCCAGTCCGGGTGTTCGTGGTATAGGCTTGACTGTGGGTTTACCATCTCCGGCTCAACCCAGATACCAAAGCGAAGGTTTTCTGGCGACTTGGCGACCTTCAAGGAGGTAATGGCTTTCACGAGCGGCGCGAGCCCATTAGGAAATCGGGTTGGGTTGGGAACCCAGTCGCCTAGACCCGCTGAGTCGGAGACGCGAGGGTATTTGTCGCCAAACCACCCGTCGTCCATGACGAAGAGCTTTACACCCAAAGCAGCGGATTCCTGTGCCATGCGGTGCATGTTCTCCTCGTTGATGTCGAAATACAACCCCTCCCAGCTGTTCAGTAAGACGGGTCGGTTGTCCGCAGCAAACTTGCTTTTCATCAGGTGATTGCGGTACAGGCGATGCAGAGAGCGCGACATGCCTCCTAGACCGTCTTTTGAATATACCGATACGCACTCGGGAGACGTGAAGATTTCCCCCGGAGCCAAGGGCCAGGATAGCTGGTTTGGATGGAAACCCATGGATACACGTGTCAATCCCTGCGAGCCTTTTTCAATATTGGCAGCAAAGGAGCCGGTGTAGACCAGTGAGAATCCCCATGCCTCACCGTGGGACTCGGTAGTAGAGCGATGCGCCAGGGCGACGAAGGGGTTGTGCAAGTGGGACGAGAAGCCTGTTGTACTCCCAAATCTGTCGAGCTCAGTGAAAAGTCTCGTCCTGTCGACTGTATTGATGGCTTACCCCTGTATTCCATAGTCCACCTTGCGCCTCCGCCGATGCGCTTCTCTTGCCCAGTCCCCTCTGAGGCCAATCATATCAAAGTCCTCGCATGGTAAATCCACACTCATACTAGACAGCGCCTCAATTGAGATTGTGCCCTCCCCCTTGTTCGTGATGCGCACACTCCGGACAATGGCATCGTGCTTTGGGAATATGGAGTACATTAGATCCGCCGCCACCTCGCTATGTTGGTCATACAAATGCACCACCAGCGTCGAGACATCCTCCTCTGTGCCAAACGTTGCTGGCAAGCCAGCCAGCGCAGGCTTGCCCTTCAACACGGTATGCGAATCATACCGAAAAGCTGAAACAGTATGTCCCTGCGACTGGCGGATGCGAATGGCAGGGATTCGAAAATCTCCCCGGCCTTGGTCCGGGAACTCGCGGCGAACGCGGTCAGGCATACCGGTCCACCCATTCATTATGGGAGCTGAATCATCGGGAATAGGTCCACTGACGCTGCCGCCGAAGTGATCGGAGCGCAAGTCACCGGTGCTCTCGTCAACGTGGAACCGGTAGGAAACATTGTAGCCATTAAGGGCGAAGGTTTTGCCTTCGACGACAATGGCTGTCATCCACATGTTACTAAGAGTACGAATAGAATCCTAAGAGATCTGCTAATGCATGGACAGCCTCGATCAATGTATGCTTACCGTTGGCAGTGGTCGATTTCTGCGCCATTGTATTCTTTTCAGGTGATCAAGCGAGAAAATACTGGACATGCAATGTCTAAAGCGATACTTCCTGTCGGAAGTATCTCTACCTAATATATCTCAACAGTAGTCAGCCCCGCGGGGAATGGTGGAGTGCAGGAAATAAACCGAAGCTATTAACGGTCTTAGCATCTAATGTTACAGGTCCAGTTGGCAGGTAAAAGTGGGCTAGTTCCCCACTATTGCTTTTAACCGAAACGGCCACGGTCAACGGCCCGTTACTTGGATATACTATCCATTTGGGAAACCCCCTCTGACCTTCCTGTTCATGATCAGAAGGTTATTCTCTTGCCAGTATCTGAGAGattctactctgtagatccGCCGATATTACTATCTGGATGCCTTTATACATGCGTCCACGTGAGTTAATTCAATGCTATGTAAAGTCAATATTGCACTAATTTTAGCTTTCCGTAACTCTCTCCAGATTAAAAGGCTCTTATATAGAGGTCCTCTAGGTTTCATCGACCATATCGTGGGTGAAAGATGAAGTTGCATGGATTCATAACTATTCAACTAACTGAAAGAAAAAGGTGCGAGGCTATCTAACCGAGGCAGATATATTTAGAAGATCATTGAGGCAGTCTGGCTAACGGCAGAACTTCTGAGACACCAATATACCTTGAACAGAAATGCTTCCTAGACTGCGCTCTCCCCTACCCTCACCAGAGACGCATTCGGTCCTTCTACACTCACGTTGAGACGCCTGTGCTACTGCCTGGTGAAGCTTCCTTCTTTGAGCAACTCCCAACATTCTACGTCGCTTGATCTTGCCCTTCATTCTCCCCACCATTGCAGGATAATCGCTTGGCCTGAAGGAGCGAATCTTTGCCTGCAGTACCATTCCTTGCCACAATTCTTTAGCGACTTCTTTGTGTGCGCGCCTTTTCAGCTGTACACTTTCCCTCAGTTCATTTGTCGTGTCTGTTAAGCCTAAAGGAAACCAAGGATACTTTGAGAGGCATGCAGAGCTAAGATATTTCTAACGGTCTATGGCCCCTATTATGCTCAGCCCTCTAAACTCAGTAATGCTTTGAGCTAGTAGGTGGTTGAATCTAGTAGAGCAACTAACTGACCCTGAAGTTTGCAAACCTGGGCGCATGGAACCCCCGGTGGGTTGGGTTGGAGATTTGATTAGTACGGATCCCCCTAACCTATTTGGAAAGTGGATAACCTTGATGAGAAACTTTTTATTACATAGCCATATATCTGAAGAGATTATTGCAACCGATTTACGTCTGCTGCCCGTCGGAGATACTCGTCTTCAGAATCAAGGATCAGCCGTCCTTCGGATACTTCTTTGGCAGAGGAGATCAAACATACCAGCAAGATTCCATGTTCTTGTAGCATATGTAAGGACGCGTTGGAAAGGCTCTTCATCGAACTGATATGCTAGCCCATACGACTGTTTGAGATATCTGATTGCGAGAACAGCTTCTCCGATGCACATCACAGCTGGGAGGGGTACGCAAGGTATCTTCCTCCTAGGCTCAAGGGCGTCAAATTTGGCGCAAATATCTCTGACCATCTTAATATACGCCGTGATCGCAAGGATTGAGGTGTCCAGATCAGTGGGAGAGATCGCGCCACGAGCCGCTCGTAATAGACGGTCTTGATGAAGACTTATTGCGGACCTAGTATAATTCAGTGACCAGACATCGTCGAAGCGTACGAGAGAACGCACGCTAAACAGATTGCGTTTGCTCCACACAGAACGGCCCAACTGCCGGGCGTCTGCTCAAATAGGATCTTCATAAATCGCATCAGTTTGCGGTCGACAACTGCAAATTGTTCATACGACCAAACGGCGTCACTTAACCGTCTAAGCATCTGAACTTGTCCAAGGATGCGGGATGCCTGGATCTCACGGGCAAAATAGCACAAGGGAATCTCAACCGGCGTCGATAGAGACGGATAAGAATTGCCTGGGACGGGTGTTTTCGGATTATAACAGAAGATGTCGTCTATCGGTAGCCGATAACTGGCATCAGGCTCTTCTACTGCGTGAGGCGCCCGAAACTCGGTGGCTACCTGGCAAATGATCCTGATGCATCTCATTAAAGTGGTCATCATGGCGTCGAAGAGTCGGTGGCCTACCTGTCTAACATGTATAGTCCGCACCATACTCTGCGTCGTTCCTCGGATTCGATCCACGGCCAGTTTCCCCCCTGTTGGGTATGATCAATATTCAAGCGGAGAGTGTATCCCAGCCTCGCGCAGTTCCCAACGCTCACAGAGGCCTCGTTGAGACGGGAAGCTCGCAGCTCGTACAATACCAGCAACAACCCACTCTGCACCATCTCCAATGAAGGTTCCCTTTGGAGCTgcagaaaggagaagaggtaTTTGCCAATCTGGTAGATCCTGGTCCGGTGAGAATCGTTGCTCGATCGATCATGTGAGCCAGTAACCAGGGATACAGCTAAAAGGAGCATTGCAGTCTCTGCGCAAGGCTCGCGATGCAGGTTAGACAGCCGTTTTCGAAAACCTGGCTCTATGATTACAGAGAACCACGGATGGATATTGCAAAAGTACTCCTCGAGCATTCTCTCCACGGAAACACACTGCTCCGTCAGCGTTGCCATGGCCAGACCGACAAAGTAGTTGTCAATATCTACGCGTCGGAAACTGATATTGTCCCAATGGGGCTGTAAGGCCTGAAAGCTGCCGGGGAGCCACAATTGATCCTGAGTGACCGGCacatggaagaggaggaaatcagACAGCGACACTCGGGGAAGCCCCTCAGTTCGTGTCGCATTCCACGCATAGTCGCACGATAGCTTTGATCTTTTTTGGGTGTCAGTAACAGAAAGGCAAAGGGAAGATGCGGAGAACTCAGACTTGATGCATCGACTGCAGGACGGTAGCGTCTTAtcgcatcttctcttctgaCTGCGGCAGAGCGCACAGGCATTTGGTGAGTATGGTCCGACGGCCATCGGTTTAGCATCGGCTAGAGTGGAACTCCGCATGGGAGCGGAAACTTAGTGCGAGAGTGAAAGCACCTAGATACTGGCCCTGGGCATAAATACTTCCCCTGGTGCCTCTCCTGTCACAAAGGGGCCGTGAATTACAATTTACAGGTTGACCCCGCACGCCTTTATTTCGGCAC from Aspergillus fumigatus Af293 chromosome 8, whole genome shotgun sequence includes the following:
- a CDS encoding putative integral membrane protein — its product is MLIQNRQDVHVFSLFCLNVEYGSFSPISPGPNMYLVTRYGYGRHFELIAKQPSTVSMFLKMSFCVLYMHIFVPSRVLNSLCVALIILLIMECVEEIIVVILQCRPVQAAWTPIPAKCLNLTLFYYVSFGIKLATDIAIFVLPIPPLLRLRVRGLQKFVVILMFALGLMVCVTSIIRVTYIKDLNPDHTWSLVAPLNWSAVEICVAIFISCLPSLKTLITIHWQNASRVTSSNTDSTADSLCTRIRTFFLGNGKEADHEQRHTSPDGTAGADIPLPENNVRTVDSAHSNIGGDV
- a CDS encoding YoaK family protein, coding for MTFRHRDTQSIPHETDWLLHPGNNTPSPTKSRARRFAAHLTTEINPHYGDILLIFCYIITGLLDSSAVFIWGSFVSMQTGNTVYLGLGLIGIDDTTRWIKAGVSIFSFCFGSLCFAAFHRRFPSRQRWVLCASFAIQMLCVAVAATIVTLHFPSRQSDLSWKALVPQVLVAFQSSGQAVTSRVLQFNGLTSVVLTSVYCDFFSSPRFPSLSAVEDRRRLGAIGCLLLGTVLGGLWARSSAGLMGALWMAVLCKGMITGAWLGWKGQQSDD
- a CDS encoding putative Melibiase subfamily, which produces MEFYNPIDRVSHIIPTYHKMLNEPIDDAHWRNISRDLPCGYLPLIYIRFSRSRKILETPVTRPVSPKMPPQTITLESQALRVKVLIDNDGAAFLQQVLPLPGTSPNPVSKNFSDSYAPLVEVRLAGEGTERNKSSKSLVGSYVGSRLRYQSHEIEKGADTQTLHVRLQDGSSGALVTSHLTVYEGFPVLRATASIQNGGDKDFVVTQLTSLVLGGLSTGSERWWHEYRLSVPNNSWFREAQWVEHDLPSLGVDDCGVYGRPDEHWGSLTHYSVSKRGTFSTEGHLPMGLLKHVSGKDTWLWQVENNGSWRWEIGDWKDSIYLAAGGPVETEHDWRERLSPGQKFTTVPVALCHVQDDYEAAFAAMTRYRRQIRRKHRDHDRLPIIFNDYMNCLMGDPTEEKILALVDPVVNAGAGYFVIDAGWYADDSGWWDDVGLWEPSSKRFPSGFKALLSQIRNKGLIPGLWIEPEVIGVRSAVAKQLPNEAFFQRDGHRIVEKNRYQLDYRHPAVREHMSAVIHRLVTEYGVGYFKFDYNIDVTQGTDINCSSPGSGQLGHNRAYLQWVDELHDRYHDLVIENCSSGAQRMDYAMLAVHALQSSSDQQDPERYPAIASALPTAVTPEQGAIWAYPQPAWDGELNAMTVVNSLLGRVHLSGRLDLLRPEQIDLIKEGMDVYRAIRADLPTATAFWPLGLPQWHDDWFSLGMDVTKPEGNGRQCYYLSIWRRGGPESIDLPVKALCGRAVSTEILYPTSLPAKAVWLSNKGLLEVTIPSAMGARLIKLTAE
- a CDS encoding alpha-galactosidase, whose amino-acid sequence is MAQKSTTANAIVVEGKTFALNGYNVSYRFHVDESTGDLRSDHFGGSVSGPIPDDSAPIMNGWTGMPDRVRREFPDQGRGDFRIPAIRIRQSQGHTVSAFRYDSHTVLKGKPALAGLPATFGTEEDVSTLVVHLYDQHSEVAADLMYSIFPKHDAIVRSVRITNKGEGTISIEALSSMSVDLPCEDFDMIGLRGDWAREAHRRRRKVDYGIQGFGSTTGFSSHLHNPFVALAHRSTTESHGEAWGFSLVYTGSFAANIEKGSQGLTRVSMGFHPNQLSWPLAPGEIFTSPECVSVYSKDGLGGMSRSLHRLYRNHLMKSKFAADNRPVLLNSWEGLYFDINEENMHRMAQESAALGVKLFVMDDGWFGDKYPRVSDSAGLGDWVPNPTRFPNGLAPLVKAITSLKVAKSPENLRFGIWVEPEMVNPQSSLYHEHPDWVLHAGSYPRTEQRNQLVLNLALPEVQEFIIDAITNILNSADISYVKWDHNRAINETPSPAATHAYMLGMYRVFDTLTSRFPDILWEGCASGGGRFDPGVLQYFPQIWTSDDTDAVERIFIQMGTSLVYPASAMGAHISAVPNHQTGRTVPLTFRAHVAMMGGSFGLELDPLKMCPEEKAVVPELIALAEKVNPIVLKGDMWRLSLPEESNWPAVLFVSEDGVKAILFLFQLSPNVNHTIPRVRLQGLDRQAMYSVDEQGPYSGDMLMNLGLQYSFSTDYASKVVFLERVDVM